From a single Helicoverpa armigera isolate CAAS_96S chromosome 7, ASM3070526v1, whole genome shotgun sequence genomic region:
- the LOC135117151 gene encoding uncharacterized protein LOC135117151, with translation MTYTYQIWPPIIWFHLFVTQKMEIVNFLHIVYMSTYRLDVINKMLRTFILENRQKDVTVFIIRKKIKNTQTKNFIGNASENNEKIRDLSAIYNIIGNNCSLTNKVYNFNLLMSLVTAFVFILVAIWQTLSLYQSSSQYDMKDIMKVTLWCCNTVFNLAALAVVCEKLLRTRNKTRILVNKIIMNYDMPTTMRDQAKAFMELVEAWPLRFFVYDMFSIDITLILNFISVATTYLIVIIQISHFI, from the coding sequence ATGACATATACATATCAAATATGGCCACCCATCATCTGGTTTCATCTATTTGTGACCCAAAAGATGGAAATAGTGAATTTTTTACACATCGTGTACATGTCAACATACAGGCTAGATGTgattaataaaatgttgagAACGTTTATCCTTGAAAACCGGCAAAAAGACGTTACGGTATTTATAATACggaaaaagattaaaaatacacagACAAAGAATTTTATTGGAAACGCATCAGAAAACAACGAAAAAATACGGGATTTGTCAGCTATTTATAACATAATTGGGAATAATTGTTCGTTAACCAATAAAGTTTACAATTTCAACCTGCTAATGAGTCTTGTGACggcttttgtatttatattggTTGCCATTTGGCAGACACTCTCTTTATATCAGAGTTCTTCACAATATGATATGAAAGATATAATGAAAGTTACTCTCTGGTGTTGCAACACTGTTTTTAATTTGGCTGCCCTTGCAGTTGTCTGTGAAAAACTACTTCGGACACGTAATAAGACTAGGATTCTGGTGAACAAGATAATAATGAACTATGATATGCCGACGACAATGAGAGATCAAGCTAAAGCATTCATGGAACTAGTGGAGGCGTGGCCGTTACGATTCTTTGTATACGATATGTTTTCTATCGATATTACGCTAATATTGAATTTCATAAGTGTGGCAACAACCTATTTGATTGTCATAATCCAGATAtctcattttatttag